The Acidicapsa ligni DNA window CCGGTGGGGAAATAGTGCAGCAGCATCGAAGGGATCGCCAGATCGTAATCCAGCAGCGGCTTGCCACTGGCGTCGAGTACGATCTTGCCCGTAAGCGGATCGGTCTTTGCCGGCACCAATCCCTGCCCCTTCATCGCGGCCTCGCTTGGAAACTCCGTGCTGCGCATGATCGCGCCATTCGGGCCCACATGCGTCGTTGTTACCGGCTTCGGCGTGGTTGCGGCAATCGCCAGCAGGCCGGGCAGGATAACGAGGAACGGGAAGAACATCTTGGGAATCGCGGCGATCAGCGGCACACGGCGCGCATTCTCCTCGGAATCCGTTGCCATCGCTGTCTGGATCACGAGGAAGTCTGTGCACCAGTAACCGAAGGACAACACAAATCCCAGACCCATCGCGAGGCCGAACCATTCGACGCCGAGCGGGTTGGTGTTGGCATGCTGCATGCCCTGCCACGAATGCAGATACGCCGGGCTAGGCAGCGAAGCCTTCAGGCCGTTCCATCCGCCGACATTTTTGAGGCCGATCAGTACCAGCGGTAAAAAGCCCGCGATGATCAGGAAGAATTGCAGCACTTCGTTGTAGATCGCGCTCGTCAGGCCGCCGAGGAAGATGTAGCCCAGAACGATGATCGCCGAAAGCAGAATCGAAAAGTGGAAGATGTAGCCAAGCGGCAGGCCTGCGGACAGGAAAAGATAATCAAAAACATGCAACGTCTGGATCAGGCGTGCCATGGCATACATCGAAATACCGGACGAAAACACCGTCATCACGGCAAACGAACAGGCATTGAGCGCGCGTGTCTTTTCGTCAAAACGGAGCCGTAAAAACTCCGGCACCGACCGCGCCTTGGATCCGTAGTAGAACGGCATCATGAAAATGCCGACAAAAATCATCGCCGGGATGGCGCCAATCCAATAAAAATGGCTGGTCGCAATGCCATACTTGGCGCCCGAAGCGCCCATGCCGATAACTTCCTGCGCGCCAAGGTTGGCGCTGATAAACGCCAG harbors:
- a CDS encoding sodium:solute symporter family protein; the encoded protein is MLLYFVFVLGIGFALKRYMKTSKDFFQAGRALPAWICGLAFISANLGAQEVIGMGASGAKYGIATSHFYWIGAIPAMIFVGIFMMPFYYGSKARSVPEFLRLRFDEKTRALNACSFAVMTVFSSGISMYAMARLIQTLHVFDYLFLSAGLPLGYIFHFSILLSAIIVLGYIFLGGLTSAIYNEVLQFFLIIAGFLPLVLIGLKNVGGWNGLKASLPSPAYLHSWQGMQHANTNPLGVEWFGLAMGLGFVLSFGYWCTDFLVIQTAMATDSEENARRVPLIAAIPKMFFPFLVILPGLLAIAATTPKPVTTTHVGPNGAIMRSTEFPSEAAMKGQGLVPAKTDPLTGKIVLDASGKPLLDYDLAIPSMLLHYFPTGILGLGLTALLASFMSGMAGNVTAFNTVWTYDLYQSYIKKGASDSHYLAMGRWATVGGILLSMATAYAATGFNNIMDTLQLVFSFVNAPLFATFLLGMFWKRATGNGAFIGLISGTTAAIIHHGLSLPIEAHPGLHGGWIAVIHHYPSDMAQNFWTAIWAFSTNFIVTIIVSLFGKPRPESELVGLVHSLTPKPEMGHLPWWKRPEALAIVLLVMVVGLNIIFR